The Stigmatella aurantiaca DW4/3-1 genome contains the following window.
GTGTAGGAGAAGCCCACCAGGGAGAAGATGCCGATGGTTTTCAGCGACACCCCCTCGTTCTTCATCCATGCGGAGAGCGTGCTGCCCGTCAGGTACAGCGGCAGGCCCGAGGAGAAGCCCAGGGCGAACATCAACAGGACGCGAGGGTTTCTCAGCGCGGACAGGACGGAGGGAGAGGACATAGGTCGGTCGAAGGGCGCACTCTACGCCCTCCCACGCTCAGGCGATGCCTGCTTCCCCGTGGGGAGTGTCCGCTTGTCTGAGGGGGAGGAGGGCGCGCCGGGGGCGGCGGGGCGCTCAGTTCCCGACGCCATGCGTTATCGAAGGAATCTGGCCACGTCCGGAGGTTGACCCTAGAGTCAACGCCCTGAAGCTTCGCGAACCGAGGACAATGGGTTGAAGCACGGCATCGAGCTCGACAACGTCACCCGGATGGCCGGTGGGGAGATGCACCTGGCGGACATCCAGCTGGCGTTGGAACCTGGTTCATTCAACATCCTGCTGGGCCGGACGCGGGCGGGGAAGACCTCGCTCCTGCGGTTGATGGCTGGGCTGGACCGGCCGACCTCGGGCGCCATCCGCTTCAACGGCGTGGACGTGACGCGCTGGGATGTGCGCCGCCGCGATGTGGCCATGGTGTATCAGCAGTTCGTCAACTACCCCTCGCTCACCGTCTACGAGAACATCGCCTCGCCGCTGCGGCTGGCGGGCAAGCTGGGCAAGCCGGAGATCGACAAGCGGGTGAGGGAGACGGCCGCCGTGCTGCGCCTGGAGCCGTTCCTGCAACGGCTGCCCGCGGAGCTGAGCGGCGGCCAGCAACAGCGCACGGCGATGGCGCGCGCCTTGGTGAAGGACGCGTCGTTGCTCCTGCTCGACGAGCCTCTGGCCAACCTGGACTACAAGCTGCGCGAGGAACTGCGCACGGAGATGCGGCAGATCTTCCGGGACCGTCCCGCCGTCATCGTCTACGCGACCACCGAGCCCACCGAGGCCTTGCTCCTGGGAGGACGCACCGCCGTGCTCCACGAGGGGCGGCTGCTCCAGACGGGCTCGACCTTGGAGGTCTACCAGGCGCCGGCCACGGAGCAGGTGGGCCAGGTCTTCAGCGATCCGCAGATGAGCCTGTGGACCGTGGAGGTGACCGGCGCCGAGGTGCGGCTGTCGCCCGAGCTGGCCTTCCCCCTCTGCGGACATCTGCGCGGCCTGGCCCCGGGGCCCTACCGCCTGGGGCTGCGGGCCCACCACCTGAGGCTCGCCCCGGCGTCGGCCACGGATGTCCGTTTGCCGGTGCGCGTGGAGGTGGAGGAGATCAGCGGATCCGAGACGCTCATCCACGCCACGCACGGGCGCCACGCGCTCTCCGCGCAGGTCGAGGGCGTTCACCGGCACCCGTTCGGTGCGGCACTGGACCTCTTCTTTTCACCCTCCCGGCTGTTCGCGTTCGGCCCGGACGGCCGCCTGGTGGCCGCACCCCCCTCCACTCAGGAGGGCGCGCATGGCCCGAATTGAACTGCGCGGTGTGGCGCACGCGTATGGACCGGCGCCCACATCCGACAAGGACTACGCGCTCCGGCCACTGGACCTCGTCTGGGAAGATGGCGGCGCGTATGCGCTGCTGGGCCCTTCGGGCTGTGGGAAGACGACGCTCCTCAACATCATCTCTGGCCTCCTGCGACCCTCGCGGGGGCAGGTGCTCATCAACGGCGTGGACGTGACGGCCGAGCCGCCCCAGGAGCGCAACATCGCCCAGGTGTTCCAGTTCCCGGTCATCTACGACACGATGACGGTGGCGGAGAACCTGGCCTTCCCGCTGCGCAACCGGGGCCTGGGCAAGGCGGAGACGCACGCGCGGGTGGAGGAGGTGGCGGGCCTCCTGGAGCTCACCCCGGACCTGAAGCGCCGGGCCAGCGGGCTGTCCGCGGACATGCGGCAGCGCATCTCCCTGGGACGCGGGCTGGTGCGCAAGGACGTGGCGGCCATCCTCCTGGACGAGCCCCTCACCGTCATCGACCCGCACGTGAAGTGGCTGCTGCGCCGCAAGCTCAAGCAGGTGCACGAGAGCCTCCGGGTGACGCTCGTGTACGTGACGCACGATCAGGTGGAGGCGCTGACGCTGGCGGATCAGGTGGTGGTGATGAACGGTGGCCGGGTGGTGCAGATGGGAACGCCGCAGGAGCTGTTCGAGCGGCCCGCGGACACCTTCGTCGGCTACTTCATCGGCAGTCCGGGAATGAACCTGCTGCCGTGCACGGTGGAGGAGGGCGGGGTGGTGGTGGAGGGCCAGCGGGTGCCGATGGCTCCCGAGGCCTGCGCGAAGGCGCGGGCGGAGGGGGGCGAATTGCGGCTGGGCATCCGTCCAGAGTTCCTGCGGCGGGTACCGGAGGGCACCCCCTTCGCGGTCCGGGTGGAGGTGACGCAGGTGGAGGACCTGGGCCGTCACCGGCTCGCCACGGCGCGGTTGGGCACCCAGGTGCTCAAGGTGCGGCTGGCGGAAGAGGAGCGGCTGGCGGCCGGGGAGAGCTGCTGGCTGGAGTTCCCGGGGCAGTGGACAACCCTTTACGTGGGCGGCCGGGCCGTTTCCTGAGGAGGAGTGCGGGTGGACAAACCCACGAACAACCGGGCATGGCTGTTGGTGCTGCCCGTGCTGGCGGTGGTGGCCTTCAGCGCCGTCATCCCGTTGATGACGGTGGTGAATTACTCCGTGCAGGACATCCTGGGCCCCGAGCAGCACATCTTCGTGGGCACGGAGTGGTTCCGGAAGGTGCTCCGGGATCCTGAACTGCACGGAGCCCTGCGGCGGCAGTTGGGCTTCTCCCTGGCGGTGCTGGCCATCGAGATCCCCCTGGGCATCGGGTTGGCCTTGGCGTTGCCCATGAAGGGGCGCAGCGCCTCGGTGAGCCTGGTGGTGCTGGCACTGCCGCTGCTCATCCCCTGGAACGTGGTGGGCACCATCTGGCAGATCTTCGCCCGGGGAGACATTGGCCTGCTGGGCCTGGTCATCAACGCGCTGGGGTGGAAGTACAATTACACGGCGGACGCGCTGGATGCGTGGCTCACGGTGCTGGCCATGGACGTGTGGCACTGGACGCCGCTGGTGGCGCTGCTGTGCTACTCGGGGCTGCGCGCCATCCCGGAGGCCTTCTACCAGGCGGCCCGCATCGACGGGGCGTCGGCCTGGGCCACGTTCCGCTACATCCAGCTTCCCCGCCTCAAAGGCGTGCTCACCATCGCCGTGCTGCTGCGCTTCATGGACAGCTTCATGATCTACACCGAGCCCTTCGTCCTCACGGGCGGCGGTCCGGGCAACTCCACCACCTTCCTGAGCCAGTACCTCACGCGGCTGGCGGTGGGACAGTTCGACCTGGGGCCCGCGGCGGCCTTCTCGCTCGTCTACTTCCTGGTCGTCCTGCTGTTCAGCTACATCTTCTATACGGCGATGACGCAGCAAGGGCAGGAGAAGGCCTCATGAGACCCTCCCGGCTCATCGCCCCGCTCTACCTGCTGCTGAGCCTGGTGCCCATCTACTGGCTGGTGAGCATGTCGCTGAAGACGAACGAGGAGATTTTGGGCCCGTTCTCGCTCTTCCCGAGGTTGCCCACGCTGGCCAACTACCTGGTCATCTTCACGGAGCCGGATTGGCGCCAGGGCTACATCAATTCGCTCACCTACGTGGGCATCAACACGGTGCTCTCGGTGGTGCTGGCGCTGCCCGCGGCGTATGCCTTTTCGCGCTACCGGTTCCTGGGGGACACGCACCTGTTCTTTTGGCTGCTGACCAACCGCATGGCGCCCCCGGCCGTGTTCCTGCTGCCCTTCTTCCAGCTCTACTCGAGCATCGGCCTGTTCGACACGCCGTGGGCCGTGGCGCTGGCGCACATGCTCTTCACGGTGCCGCTGGCGGTGTGGATCCTCGAAGGCTTCATGTCCGGGGTGCCACGCGAGATCGACGAGACGGCCTACATCGACGGCTACAGCTTTCCGCGCTTCTTCCTGCGCATCTTCCTGCCGCTCATCCGCTCGGGCGTGGGCGTGACGGCGTTCTTCTGCTTCATGTTCAGCTGGGTGGAACTGCTGCTGGCGCGCACGCTGACCTCGGTGGAGACGAAGCCCATCGCCGCCACGATGACGCGAACGGTGAGCGCGGCGGGCATGGACTGGGGCGTGCTCGCCGCTGCGGGAGTCCTCACGCTCATTCCGGGCGCGGTGGTCATCTACTTCGTGCGCAACTACATCGCCAAGGGCTTTGCCCTGGGGAGGGTCTGAGCCGCCATGGACTTTCAATGGATGGCGTGGACCTTGGAAACGGCCCTGTTCTTCGGGGTCATCGCCGCACTGCTGCTGGCCTATACCGTCTGGGGACTGGTTTCTCCTTCGGTCCCCCGGCGTGGCTGGTTGCCCATGCCCACGGGACGGGGAGACCGCCTGTTCCTGGGGTTGATGGGCAGCGCATGGATCAACCTTGCCTGGCTTGGGCTGACGGAGGCCCCGCAGGGGATCGCCGTGGGCCTTTCACTGCTGTTCATGCTCGTCATCGGAAGATGGGGGTAGTCTTGAAGACCATACTGAGAAGCGCCGTCGCCGTGGCCGTCGCGGTCTCCTTCAGCGGATGTAAGAAGGAGTCGAAGGAAGAGGCTCCGAAGCCGGGAGCGGCGCAGCAGCCCGCCGCCGCGGCGCCGGAGGACACCGCCGCGCTGGAGAAGGCCGCGGAGAAGTGGGTGGACCAGGAGTTCACGCCCTCCACCTTGTCGCGTGACAAGCAATTGGAGGAGCTGAAGTGGTTCCGGGACGCGGCGAAGCCCTACCGGGGGCAGACCATCAACGTGGTCTCGGAGACGATCGATACCCACGTCTACGAGTCCAAGACGATGGCGAAGGCCTTCGAGGAAATCACCGGCATCAAGGTGAAGCACGACCTCATCCAGGAGGGAGACGTCATCGAGAAGCTGCAGACCCAGATGCAGTCGGGCCGCAGCATCTACGACATGTACGTGAACGACAGCGACTTGATTGGCACGCATCTGCGCTACGGCCAGGTAGTGCCGCTGTCGGACTTCATGGCGGGCGAGGGCAAGGACGTGACGTTGCCCACGCTGGACGTGGACGACTTCATGGGCAAGAGCTTCGTCACGGGCCCGGACGGCAAGATGTACCAGTTGCCGGACCAGCAGTTCGCCAACCTGTATTGGTTCCGGCAGGACTGGTTCAGCCGGCCGGAGCTCCAGCAGCGCTTCAAGAAGAAGTATGGGTATGATCTGGGCGTGCCGGTGAACTGGTCCGCGTACGAGGACATCGCCGAGTTCTTCACCAAGGACGTGAAGGAGATCGACGGGGTCCGGGTGTACGGACACATGGATTACGGCAAGAAGGACCCGTCGCTGGGATGGCGCTTCACGGACGCATGGCTGTCCATGGCGGGCGTGGGCGACAAGGGACTGCCCAACGGCAAGCCGGTGGACGAGTGGGGCATCCGCGTGGAGGGTTGCAATCCGGCGGGCGCCTCGGTGTCCCGAGGCGGAGAGACGAACGGCCCGGCGGCGGTGTACGCGCTGACGAAGTACATCGACTGGCTGAAGAAGTACGCGCCGCCGGAGGCCTCGGGCATGACGTTCTCCGAGGCGGGGCCGGTGCCGGGGCAGGGCCACGTGGCGCAGCAGATCTTCTGGTACACGGGCTTCACGGCGCCGTTGGTGAAGGCGGGGCTGCCGGTGGTGAACGCGGATGGCTCGCCGAAGTGGCGCATGGCGCCCTCGCCGCACGGCCCGTACTGGGAAGAGGGGATGAAGCTGGGCTACCAGGACACGGGCTCGTGGACGATGCTGGCGAGCACCCCGCTGGAGCGGCGCAAGATGGCGTGGCTCTACGCGCAGTTCACGGTGGCGAAGACCACATCGCTGAAGAAGTTCCTGGTGGGGCTGACGCCCATCCGCGACTCGGACGTGCGCTCCGAGCATGCGAAGAAGGTGGCGGACAAGCTGGGCGGGCTGGTGGAGTTCTACACGAGCCCCGCGCGGGATGCTTGGACGCCGACGGGAACGAACGTGCCGGACTACCCGAAGCTGGCGCAGCTCTGGTGGCAGAACGTGAGCCTGGCGGTGACGGGCGAGCAGACGCCGCAGGGGGCGATGGACAAGCTGGCCAAGGAGATGGACGACGTGCTGGCGCGGCTGGAGCGGGCGGGGATGAAGAACTGCCCGCCGAAGCTCAACCCGGAGAAGGATCCGAAGGAGTGGCTGACCACGGGCAAGGCGCCGCACCAGAAGCTGGCCAACGAGAAGCCGAAGGGCGAGACCGTGCCCTACGAGCAACTGATCCAGGCGTGGAAAGAAGGCCGGGTCAAGTAGCGCACACGGTGTGAGGGCGGCGGGTTCGATTCCCGCCGCCTCCATCCCGAGAAGCCCAGCAATCTTAACGGGTTGCTGGGTTTTTCTTGGTCCTCGTTTTCATCATGTGCCTCCAGTGTGCCCCTCTGGCGTCTCTAGCCCAGAGCAGCGCGCGGCTGGGGAATGGGACGATCCAGTTCCTGCACCGCACTCTCCCGTGCCTCGGGTGACAGGTGCGCGTACCTCATGGTCATCTCGATGGTGGCGTGCCCCATCAACTCCTGGATGACCTTGAGAGCCACGCCCCGCATCGCAAGGTGGCTGCCGTAGGTGTGGCGTAGGTCGTGCCAGCCGATGGAACCCTCCGGGCGGCTGACTCCTGCCCTACGCAGCGCTCGCAGGAGCGGGTGCTTAGTCATCCCAGCGGTGAGCGGGCGACCGTCCGTCTGGCAGAACACGTAAGGGCCGCATAGGTGCCGGTGTGCCTTGAGTGCTTCCACCGTTGACGTGGGCAGGTCCACGGTCCTTTCCCGTCCACCCTTGGGCAGCCCCACCACGTCGCGCCAGATCGTCCGGCGCACGTTGAGTTTGCCGCGCTGCAAGTCCAGGTCTGCCCACTGGAGCCCGATCAACTCTCCAAGCCGCAGCCCCGTCTTGAGCGCCACGAGGATCAACGTCCGCCACTCCGGCTCAGCGGCATTACTCATGCGCTCGGCTTCCTCGAAGGAGAGGAAGTCAAAGGCGGGCTTGTCCGTCTTGAACAGCTTGACGCGCGGGACGTGTTGGAGCACGCCCTGTTCTTGAGCCAGTGCCAGCAACTTGTGCAGGACCGTCAGAACGTTGTTGATCGACTTGAGGGAGAGCAGCTTCACCGCACCGGAGCCCTTGCGCTTGAGGAGGGCCGCCCGCGTGGGAGTTTCCTTCCGTGCGCGCGCCCCCGAGGGCTTCTTACGCATGGCCGCCTTGAAGTCTTCGATCTCCGCTGGACCGATGGCATCAAGGGGCATGTTGCCGAACGCGGGGATCAGGTGATCATCCAGGATCTGCTGCTTGGTGACGACGCTGGAGTGCTTATTGTTGTTCTCGCTGTACGTCAGGAAGCGCGGGACGAACTCCCCGAGGGTGAGAACCCGACCCGCGCCGTTCTCCTTTCCGAAGGTTCCGGTCAAGAGTGCATGGCGTATCTGTCGCTCGTACTCTTCAGCCCCCCTGCGGGTGTTGATGGGCGAGGCCTTGCGGATCCGCTCCACCCTGCCGCTGGGGTGCTGGTACTTGACGTCCACCCACCACGCCTCTTGCACCTTGCCCTCCTGAGTCTTCCACTGCCGCAGTCTGACGCTCATGACTTCGTGTCTCCGAGCGCAGGTCTGCTGTTACCGGGGCTCCACGTTAGCAGCGTGTCCCGGTGGATGCGGAGGATTCGCCCGAGCCGTGCAACCCCGGGCACCTGTTCGAGCCGGATCGCCTCGTAAAGGGTTTTCCGGTTCACCCGCAGAAGTTCGGCGGCTTCCTCCACGGTGAGAAAGGCGGGCGCGGTGTTCGCAGCCAGAGGGGGCGCGCTCATGGCCGTTCCCCCTCTTGCGGCGTCGCCTGGAGAGACCAGCGACGCGCCCTGGCGTTGCTGCTGGCGTTCCCAGCGTTGTCACCGGAGCTTCTGCCAGTGTTCTCGCCGGTGTTCTCGGCGTTTCTGCCGGTGGTGTCACCGGCCAGCCAACGGCGCACGACTGCGCCGCACATGGAGGGTTGCCCCTCCAGGGAGTTGATCCCACCCATCGCCCTGCCCGCCCTTCACAAACTCGCCAACCTGCCCAGAACTACCCAAAGCAGGAGTGACACAGCGCAGCGCCTTGTGTCCAGACGCGGGGCAAAGCGCGAGCGGTGATTGGCAAGCGTGCGGCCGGGCAACCAAGGGCCCATGCGGGCGGGTGGATGGAGCGTGCGCGGTGCAGGGCATGGGGCGGCTGAACCGTGGCGGACACAGAGCGGTGACGGGGCTTGATACGGGACTTCTACGGGACTTCTACGGGGTGCAGCTCGGCCCCACGGCCGGTGCCACCGGAGCCTACGCCCGGCGCCACCGGAGCCCACGCCCGGCGCCACCGGAGCCCACGCCCGGCGCCACCGGAGCCCACGCCCGGCGCCACCGGAGCCCACCAACGGCCCCACGCCCGGCGCCACTATGCTCGTATCGGGGCGGGCCTGTGCGCCAGTGGAACCCGCGCGTCGGACGGGTGAAGTTGCGCCCGGTGGAGTCTCCCGCGTCCAGGCTCACCTGCTGGGCGCGTGGAGCCCTCAAGCATGAGTCGTGGCGTGCGCAGTGGGACCGTAAACGGCGCGCGGAAAGGACGCCGACGGCTGGCGCATGGACAGCGCCTGACTTCGACGCGGGGGCGCTCCCCTGTCTGCTACTCTGGGGGCCTACCCGGGAGGTTCCCCCGCCTTGTTCCGACCCTTCACCCCAGGTTTTGCGCTCGCCTCCCTGCTGGTGAGCCTCACCGCTGCGGCACAGGCCGCGCCCGCAGGGCGCCCCGTCGTTCTCACGGGCAAGGCTGGCGATTCACCGTTGATCTATGTGGCGCCTGGCACCGTCACGGTGATCCTGCTGGGCGCTCCGATCCTGCGTGAGTCTGCCCAGGTGGAGGGCCGCGCCCGCTTCGCTGTATTCGAGGTGAGTGATCAAGGCGTGACGCTCTCGCCTTTGGCAGCGCTCGGTCCCGGTGAACGGCTCGCGCTGCGAGTCACCTACCGCGAGGGCTCACCCGCAAGCGTCGTGTTCCTGCTGACTGGGCAACCGGGCGCGGCGGATGGCTTGGTCAACGTGAGCCGCCCGCCGCAAACTTTCGAGGCGTGCCGCGTGGAACTGTCCGCCACGCGCGAGCGGTGCGAGGCGCAAGCCAAGGAACTGGAGGCGTTGAAGGCCCGGCCCGCAGCCTTGAGCCCTGCTGCCGTGGCGCTCGCGGGCTTCGTGACCAAGAAGGGCATGAGGGGAGCAGAGTTTGAGAAAGCGTGCTTCGCCGCGCGTGGGAGCGAGCTTCGCCCCGTCGTGTGCTGGGGCCTCGGGGGGGCAACGTGGAGCGTCGTTGTCCTTGATGTGAGCAACACCGGGGGAGAGCCGTGGGCGCCAGCGTGGGCCGAAGTTACGCCCGCAGGAGGGGAGCCGCGCCGCGCTCGCGCGGTCCTCTCTGGGCAAGCAACCATCCCGCCGGGCGGTGTGGTGAGCGTGGCCGTGGAAGTGGAGATGCCCGCGCGTGAGGAGGAAGCATGGCTAGGAGCGCTGCACGCGGTGCGGGTGTGCAACAGTGACGGGAGCCGCTGTCTGTCCATTCCCGAGGTGAAGCTGTAGCCACTGGCGAGAGGTGCACGGCATGTTCGCGGATTTTGATCCCTTGGACTTGAAGCCCGGCCAGATGGTGAGCGACTGGCGCATTGTCCGACGCATCGGGAGCGGCGGTTATGCCGTCGTCTACGAGGTGGAGAGGGACGGCGAGCGCTTCGCGCTCAAGGTGGCCTGTCAGACAGAGCGCAGCATTGATCCGAGGCAGACGGACGCGCGCGCGCGGCGCGAGGTGGCGTGCCTCCAGCAACTCAGCCACCGGAACATTATCCGCATGTTGACGAGTGGCCGGTGGCCGCATGCGCGCTCTGGCTTCCACTACATCGTTCTAGATTTCGTGGACGGCTACACGCTCGCCCGCTGGGTCGAGCGGACTAACCCGACGCCGCATGAAGTCGTCGTCCTGTTTCTCAAGCTGTTTGACGCCCTGGAGCACATGCACGCGAAAAAGGTGCTCCATCGGGATTTGAGCCTGAGAAACATCATGGTCACCAAGGATGGCGAGCCGGTGATCATCGACTTTGGAGCGGCGGACTATGCGACCGCTGAAGATTTGACCGACGGGCCGCTACCCCCAGGAACGCCGCGCAACCGCAGCCCCGAGGCTCAAAGCTTCTGGGATGAAAACCGCCTCAAGCACGGGGCCCGTTACACGTTCAAGGAAACGGACGATATTTTCGCGCTCGGGGCCAACCTCTACGACGTGCTGACGGATCCGACACCGGAACGCAGCGAGCGGCGGCCCGTGCTCAATAGCATGTTGCTGATGCCGCCCACCCCGTATCGGGCAACCAAGGGGCGCGTTCCAGGGGAGTTGAGCGCCTACGCGATGAAGCTGATCCATCGTGACCTGGAGGTGCGGCCTGCGACCGCGAAGGATGCGCGGCGCCTGCTGGCAGACTTGGAGCGCTACGAGGGCGCCGAGTGGCGAGAGCTCCCCATTCACCCGGCATCCTCGCAGCTACTGCCAGAGCCCCCGGCAACGGAGCCCTTGCCAGTGGAAGCGCGACAACCCGAGGGCCCGCAGGAGCCGATCCCTTCCCATCCGTTCCCGGTGCAGGCGGGGTCAGCGGATGCGGCGACCGTGCCTTCTGCTGCGGCCGGGGGGCCTGTGCAGCACATCCCGCGCCGTGCGTGGCTGCGTCCGGTGTTCCTCGGGACGTTGGCTCTCTCTGTCTTCGCGGCTGTCGTGGCCGCATCCGTGCTGCATAGGCCAGCGCAACCCGAACCGCCCCCCGTGGCCAGGAGCGCACCAGCAGAGCAACCCCCAGCCTCAAGCCCTCTGGCCGAAAAGCCGACAAGCCGCCCCGAACGGTTAGCCTCGCCTCTCCCTACCCAGAAGGAGGCGAGCCTGTCCGTGAAGCTGCCCGACAACTCCCCAACGCTCACCAACGGCGTACCCGACCCGCAGCAGGTCCAGAAGGCCAGCGGGCGGCGCGCGCTCATCAAGAAGTGCGCGGCGCTCGTGGCCTCCGTCGCATGGCTTGAGGCGGGCTGCACTGGCGTGCAGACGCGCCCGGATCCCGAGCCGTGCCCCGAGGAAGCCGTTAAGGCGATGCGGAAAGAGCTAGGGTGGTCAGTGGGCTACCAATACTCCGGGCCCGGCATCCTGCTGGACGTGACCAAGGGGACCTACGAGGAGCAACGCGAGCAACCCACGACCGTTTGGAAGGATGGGCCCGTTACGGGGGCGCTGATCAGGGCGGAAGGCAAGGCGCCTGCGGGGATGAGGGTAGATGGGCATCTGTGGACGACGGGAGATCGCATCTATGGACGATACGTCCGTGCCCACCTTCCAGGCGGGCGCACCGTGCCGATCTGCCTCGAACTGGCGAACCAGGGCGAATTGGGCTCGACCCTGGAAGAGGGCTCGAAGCCCGGCGCCCCTGTGGCCTCCAAGGTGTCCGGGACGGTAGCCGTTGAGCGGTGGAGGTGAGCCGGGCCCGGTAGAGCGCTTGCGGGCATTGGACAGGCAACGCGCGTCGGCCAGGTGAAGCTGGCCCGGTGGCTCCCTTTCGCATCGAGGCGGGCCTACCGGGGCGTTCCGCTGATGCTGTAGCCAGAGATCGCGCCGCGTCTAACCTTGGGCGTCGTTCCATGTCCCTGCACATGCCAGGTAGTGTTTCCCTCCGTTGCGCGGCGCCCTTTCGCGTGCTGCCAGGAGCCGATCCCACATGGCTACTTCTCGCCAACCCTGGAGCGTCCCGGGGGTGATTCTCTTCTCTCACGGCGATCTCTCGTATGAGGTGGATCTGTCGCGTCCGTTGGTCGAAGAGTTGGCGCAATCCAGGCTCGGGGAAATGACAGTCCCAGCCTGGGAGCGCACCGAGAAGAAGCGCCTGCGGGAAGTCATCGTCCGGTCCCTGCCGCCCACGTCGTCAGACGAGCCCGAAACGCTGGAGAGGATGCGCGCGCGGCTCCGGGAAGAGGCGCACCTCGCCACGTACCTGCAACACCC
Protein-coding sequences here:
- a CDS encoding carbohydrate ABC transporter permease — encoded protein: MDKPTNNRAWLLVLPVLAVVAFSAVIPLMTVVNYSVQDILGPEQHIFVGTEWFRKVLRDPELHGALRRQLGFSLAVLAIEIPLGIGLALALPMKGRSASVSLVVLALPLLIPWNVVGTIWQIFARGDIGLLGLVINALGWKYNYTADALDAWLTVLAMDVWHWTPLVALLCYSGLRAIPEAFYQAARIDGASAWATFRYIQLPRLKGVLTIAVLLRFMDSFMIYTEPFVLTGGGPGNSTTFLSQYLTRLAVGQFDLGPAAAFSLVYFLVVLLFSYIFYTAMTQQGQEKAS
- a CDS encoding tyrosine-type recombinase/integrase, producing MSVRLRQWKTQEGKVQEAWWVDVKYQHPSGRVERIRKASPINTRRGAEEYERQIRHALLTGTFGKENGAGRVLTLGEFVPRFLTYSENNNKHSSVVTKQQILDDHLIPAFGNMPLDAIGPAEIEDFKAAMRKKPSGARARKETPTRAALLKRKGSGAVKLLSLKSINNVLTVLHKLLALAQEQGVLQHVPRVKLFKTDKPAFDFLSFEEAERMSNAAEPEWRTLILVALKTGLRLGELIGLQWADLDLQRGKLNVRRTIWRDVVGLPKGGRERTVDLPTSTVEALKAHRHLCGPYVFCQTDGRPLTAGMTKHPLLRALRRAGVSRPEGSIGWHDLRHTYGSHLAMRGVALKVIQELMGHATIEMTMRYAHLSPEARESAVQELDRPIPQPRAALG
- a CDS encoding DUF2160 domain-containing protein, with translation MDFQWMAWTLETALFFGVIAALLLAYTVWGLVSPSVPRRGWLPMPTGRGDRLFLGLMGSAWINLAWLGLTEAPQGIAVGLSLLFMLVIGRWG
- a CDS encoding DUF2381 family protein: MFRPFTPGFALASLLVSLTAAAQAAPAGRPVVLTGKAGDSPLIYVAPGTVTVILLGAPILRESAQVEGRARFAVFEVSDQGVTLSPLAALGPGERLALRVTYREGSPASVVFLLTGQPGAADGLVNVSRPPQTFEACRVELSATRERCEAQAKELEALKARPAALSPAAVALAGFVTKKGMRGAEFEKACFAARGSELRPVVCWGLGGATWSVVVLDVSNTGGEPWAPAWAEVTPAGGEPRRARAVLSGQATIPPGGVVSVAVEVEMPAREEEAWLGALHAVRVCNSDGSRCLSIPEVKL
- a CDS encoding ABC transporter ATP-binding protein translates to MARIELRGVAHAYGPAPTSDKDYALRPLDLVWEDGGAYALLGPSGCGKTTLLNIISGLLRPSRGQVLINGVDVTAEPPQERNIAQVFQFPVIYDTMTVAENLAFPLRNRGLGKAETHARVEEVAGLLELTPDLKRRASGLSADMRQRISLGRGLVRKDVAAILLDEPLTVIDPHVKWLLRRKLKQVHESLRVTLVYVTHDQVEALTLADQVVVMNGGRVVQMGTPQELFERPADTFVGYFIGSPGMNLLPCTVEEGGVVVEGQRVPMAPEACAKARAEGGELRLGIRPEFLRRVPEGTPFAVRVEVTQVEDLGRHRLATARLGTQVLKVRLAEEERLAAGESCWLEFPGQWTTLYVGGRAVS
- a CDS encoding helix-turn-helix domain-containing protein; its protein translation is MSAPPLAANTAPAFLTVEEAAELLRVNRKTLYEAIRLEQVPGVARLGRILRIHRDTLLTWSPGNSRPALGDTKS
- a CDS encoding ABC transporter substrate-binding protein — protein: MKTILRSAVAVAVAVSFSGCKKESKEEAPKPGAAQQPAAAAPEDTAALEKAAEKWVDQEFTPSTLSRDKQLEELKWFRDAAKPYRGQTINVVSETIDTHVYESKTMAKAFEEITGIKVKHDLIQEGDVIEKLQTQMQSGRSIYDMYVNDSDLIGTHLRYGQVVPLSDFMAGEGKDVTLPTLDVDDFMGKSFVTGPDGKMYQLPDQQFANLYWFRQDWFSRPELQQRFKKKYGYDLGVPVNWSAYEDIAEFFTKDVKEIDGVRVYGHMDYGKKDPSLGWRFTDAWLSMAGVGDKGLPNGKPVDEWGIRVEGCNPAGASVSRGGETNGPAAVYALTKYIDWLKKYAPPEASGMTFSEAGPVPGQGHVAQQIFWYTGFTAPLVKAGLPVVNADGSPKWRMAPSPHGPYWEEGMKLGYQDTGSWTMLASTPLERRKMAWLYAQFTVAKTTSLKKFLVGLTPIRDSDVRSEHAKKVADKLGGLVEFYTSPARDAWTPTGTNVPDYPKLAQLWWQNVSLAVTGEQTPQGAMDKLAKEMDDVLARLERAGMKNCPPKLNPEKDPKEWLTTGKAPHQKLANEKPKGETVPYEQLIQAWKEGRVK
- a CDS encoding carbohydrate ABC transporter permease produces the protein MRPSRLIAPLYLLLSLVPIYWLVSMSLKTNEEILGPFSLFPRLPTLANYLVIFTEPDWRQGYINSLTYVGINTVLSVVLALPAAYAFSRYRFLGDTHLFFWLLTNRMAPPAVFLLPFFQLYSSIGLFDTPWAVALAHMLFTVPLAVWILEGFMSGVPREIDETAYIDGYSFPRFFLRIFLPLIRSGVGVTAFFCFMFSWVELLLARTLTSVETKPIAATMTRTVSAAGMDWGVLAAAGVLTLIPGAVVIYFVRNYIAKGFALGRV
- a CDS encoding ABC transporter ATP-binding protein, which produces MKHGIELDNVTRMAGGEMHLADIQLALEPGSFNILLGRTRAGKTSLLRLMAGLDRPTSGAIRFNGVDVTRWDVRRRDVAMVYQQFVNYPSLTVYENIASPLRLAGKLGKPEIDKRVRETAAVLRLEPFLQRLPAELSGGQQQRTAMARALVKDASLLLLDEPLANLDYKLREELRTEMRQIFRDRPAVIVYATTEPTEALLLGGRTAVLHEGRLLQTGSTLEVYQAPATEQVGQVFSDPQMSLWTVEVTGAEVRLSPELAFPLCGHLRGLAPGPYRLGLRAHHLRLAPASATDVRLPVRVEVEEISGSETLIHATHGRHALSAQVEGVHRHPFGAALDLFFSPSRLFAFGPDGRLVAAPPSTQEGAHGPN